AAACTGAGTGGGAGCTGAATAGCTGAATTATTATTGTTTGTTGACAGGCCTTAGGTCCGGGCAGCAACATACCGGGCGCGACGAAGGGCAGCAATTCGCCTGGGAGATCAGTCGGGATGCACTCGATCGGCGACCACACCGCCATCGAGCTCAAGGGCCCCGACAGAACCGGCCTTCTCTCCGAGATCTTTGCCGTCCTGGCGGAGCTCCAGTGCAACGTGATGGCTGCCGAGGTGTGGACGCACAGGACGAGGGTGGCCTGTGTGGTGTACGTCAACGACGTGTCCTCGGGGCAGGCCATCGAGGACGCGTGCCGTCTGGCCGGGATCGAGGAGCGGCTGCGGCACGTGCTCCGCGGGCACGGCGGCGGagacgatgacgacggcgacggccgGGGAGCGCACACCAACTTCTCCGCCGGCTCCACCCACGTGGACCGCCGGCTGCACCAGCTGATGCACGCGGACATGGACCTGGGCGGCGACGGTACGCCGCAGGGCCGTCCCGCGGACGACGACGGCACGGCGGTGACCGTGGAGCACTGCGAGGAGAAGGATTACTCGGTGGTGAACGTGAGGTGCAGGGACCGGCCCAAGCTGCTGTTCGACATCGTCTGCACGCTGACGGACATGCAGTACGTCGTCTTCCACGCCGCTGTCACGTCCGAAGGCATCTACGGCGTCCAGGAGCTGTACATTCGTCGCAAGGACGGGCGCACGCTGCTGAAGGACGAGGCAGAGAAGGTGACCAAGTGCCTCGAAGCGGCGATCTCCAGAAGAGTGTCCGAGGTGGGTGGTGCAGCAACAGAATTCGGTTCAGTTCTCTGGTCGACGGCGTGCTGTTTCTGACTAACGCCGGCGCGGGGTACATTGCAGGGATTCACGCTTGAGCTCTGCGGGAGGGACAGGGTGGGGCTGCTGTCGGACGTGACGAGGGTGCTCCGGGAGCACGGCCTGACGGTGACGAGGGCCGACGTGACGACGGTGGGGGAGCAGGCCGTGAACGTCTTCTACGTGCGTGACGCGTCGGGGCAGCCGGTGGACATGAAGGCCATCGAGGGCCTTCGGGGACAGGTCGGCCAGACCGTCATGCTCAACGTCAAGAAGGTGCCCGCTGACAAGGCGCCGGAGCGGACTGGTGGCAGCATGGCCAAGACCAGCTTCTTCTCCTTCGGCGGCCTCTTCGCCAAACTCGGAGCATAATCTCCGTCGTGCAAATTGTTGTAAAATGGCCCCAACTAGAGTAGTCAGTATGGAAGCTCTTGGTGTACCTTTTTCCAACAACTTTCCCCATTTTCCTCGATTTTTTCGAGCACCCGATGATCTTTCGAAGAGAAAGATAAAGGAATCTTTGTCCAAGAGGGAGAAAAGAGGTGCGATGATGATGCCTATATTTTTCTCAACCTCGCGTATTTTTGTTGATCAAATCGGGGCTTCAAGCTGTACCTACATAGTACACCATGAGTTGTTTCCAGCTCACGAAGAAAATATACCGGAAcctgacatcaatttcttctaaattCTGGTGGGCTGCAACGCGTGGTGAACGCAAGGTACATTGGATTTCATGGCAGAAAATGTGTGCTTCGAAGAGGGATGGAGGAATGGGTTTCCGTGATCCGGAGGCCTTCAATCAAGCGTTGCTAGCAAAGCAAGCATGAAGAATCCTTCAGCAACCTAACTCCCTGTGTGCCCG
Above is a window of Triticum aestivum cultivar Chinese Spring chromosome 6B, IWGSC CS RefSeq v2.1, whole genome shotgun sequence DNA encoding:
- the LOC123137574 gene encoding ACT domain-containing protein ACR3, giving the protein MRPYFDPEYENFNQRINPPRVCIDNNTCRDCTLVKVDSMNKNGILLEVVQVLSDLDLTIMKAYITSDGGWFMDVFHVLDKQGQKVTDDKTIQHIEKALGPGSNIPGATKGSNSPGRSVGMHSIGDHTAIELKGPDRTGLLSEIFAVLAELQCNVMAAEVWTHRTRVACVVYVNDVSSGQAIEDACRLAGIEERLRHVLRGHGGGDDDDGDGRGAHTNFSAGSTHVDRRLHQLMHADMDLGGDGTPQGRPADDDGTAVTVEHCEEKDYSVVNVRCRDRPKLLFDIVCTLTDMQYVVFHAAVTSEGIYGVQELYIRRKDGRTLLKDEAEKVTKCLEAAISRRVSEGFTLELCGRDRVGLLSDVTRVLREHGLTVTRADVTTVGEQAVNVFYVRDASGQPVDMKAIEGLRGQVGQTVMLNVKKVPADKAPERTGGSMAKTSFFSFGGLFAKLGA